The proteins below come from a single Mya arenaria isolate MELC-2E11 chromosome 8, ASM2691426v1 genomic window:
- the LOC128244643 gene encoding GTP-binding protein REM 1-like translates to MTKKVMMEQDKIERKLSVPKICREVTNDTKTDHEEPTVADKNQLFQRRMQLRDSQHGDNCHSSLNPAAHHGRSCSFRNRPRPQLLNIDIDRPRRSSLPSPSANFLSVSFDNIYKQKEPSDQQPLRRVRSFKTTSKGGIVNRGDSFKRSSNSINSTGSAMHSEHGGARSHNNSIQRINSTQSRDSGTADGTGSSVNTIIHKVAMVGDKGVGKTSLTNQFMTSEFVAFETDNDDDETDRHVTVLLNSEESTIKIVDGALKSQEFSSRSVDAFAVVYSITDRASYQAAVDILYHVRHQLDIKDKPTILIANKIDLVRKRKVTREEARSVAKQYNSKYCETSAALNHHIDELLVGILSQIRLHKTPGLPIDPPNFRPSQNKLAKCSMPGPKRLLNFIFRKHPMQPSCHECENLFTS, encoded by the exons ATGACAAAGAAAGTAATGATGGAGCAAGATAAAATTGAGCGAAAACTCAGTGTGCCTAAAATATGTCGTGAGGTTACAAATGACACCAAAACAGATCACGAGGAGCCAACAGTTGCCGATAAAAACCAACTATTTCAACGAAGAATGCAACTGCGAGACTCTCAACATGGAGATAATTGCCATTCAAGTTTAAACCCAGCAGCTCACCATGGACGTTCATGCTCATTCCGTAACCGACCCCGGCcacaattgttaaatattgacattgaccGACCAAGACGAAGCAGTTTACCATCACCTTCGGCGAATTTTCTGTCCGTATCTTTcgacaatatttataaacagaagGAACCATCTGACCAACAGCCATTACGAAGAGTGCGGTCGTTTAAAACAACATCGAAGGGGGGCATTGTGAATAGAGGGGACTCTTTTAAACGGAGCTCTAATAGTATAAACTCCACCGGGAGTGCAATGCATAGCGAGCATGGGGGAGCTAGATCACACAACAACAGCATACAGCGAATCAACAGCACGCAATCCCGAGACAGTGGGACCGCGGACGGTACGGGATCTTCTGTGAATACAATTATTCATAAAGTTGCCATGGTTGGGGACAAAGGTGTTGGAAAAACATCTTTGACCAATCAGTTTATGACATCGGAGTTCGTTGCATTTGAAACAGATAACG ATGACGACGAAACAGATCGTCACGTGACGGTCCTGTTAAACTCCGAAGAGTCAACAATAAAAATTGTTGACGGGGCTCTGAAATCGCAG GAGTTCTCCAGTCGATCTGTTGATGCCTTTGCAGTGGTATATTCGATCACAGACCGGGCGAGTTATCAGGCTGCTGTTGACATTTTGTACCACGTTCGCCATCAACTTGACATTAAAGACAAACCTACCATTCTCATCGCCAACAAGATCGACCTTGTGAGAAAACGTAAGGTCACTAGAGAAG agGCAAGATCGGTAGCTAAACAGTACAACTCTAAATACTGTGAAACGTCCGCTGCTCTTAATCATCACATAGATGAACTTCTGGTTGGAATACTGAGTCAAATCCGCCTGCACAAGACCCCAGGACTACCAATAGATCCACCCAACTTTAGGCCAAGTCAAAACAAGCTTGCCAAATGTTCCATGCCGGGACCAAAACGTTTACTAAATTTCATCTTTCGTAAACATCCGATGCAACCGTCTTGCCATGAGTGTGAAAACCTCTTTACGTCATAG